Proteins encoded within one genomic window of Flavobacterium oreochromis:
- the mrdA gene encoding penicillin-binding protein 2 — MRKLLLPGMVITAAILIIARLFYLQVIDDELKLKSENISIKIKYDYPERGYIYDRNGNLLVANQPSYDIMVVPREVKKLDTIEFCKLLNITKQDFLKRLEKAVIYSPLLPSVFMGQLNKMEYAAFQEKERKFDGFYIQKRSLRDYQFHHGANIFGFITQANESKIAKNPYYKSGDLLGKQGVEEMYEEILRGQKGVKHIQRDRFNREIGLYKEGKYDTIAIQGKDITLTIDSKLQEYGELLMKNKRGGIIAIEPKTGEILCLVTAPTYDPAILVGRQRSRNYTKLYNDSLAKPLYDRSLLAEYPPGSPFKILTALVGLQSGAINTETAVGCHHGFSYGRRFMRCHCGGGVRKLHMGIAKSCNAYFGTAYLRTLGAFPNASKGVDYWSDHLKSFGLGQFMGYDLPTGRKGNIPNSKTYERYYPNGSLKSTMIVSNSIGQGEILMTPIQLANMMATIANRGYYYTPHIIKKIKGQQIDAKFRTKHTTTINKKHFPPVIEGLAEVFKTGTAYFLGIEGIEICGKTGTAENFTRINGKKVQLEDHSIFVAFAPKNNPKIAIAVFVENGGYGATIAGPITSLMIEKYLKGKITNKFREENIINRSLQHQYNKFTRKYIDSMYRIRLRKDSLNRIKAKQKLDSLEKTTNPATKTN; from the coding sequence ATGAGAAAGCTTCTTTTACCAGGTATGGTCATAACTGCTGCTATACTGATTATAGCAAGGCTTTTTTATTTACAAGTAATAGATGATGAACTGAAACTAAAATCAGAAAATATATCTATTAAAATTAAATATGATTATCCAGAAAGAGGATATATATACGATCGTAATGGCAATTTACTCGTAGCTAACCAACCTTCTTATGATATCATGGTTGTTCCTAGAGAAGTAAAAAAACTAGATACTATTGAATTTTGTAAACTGTTAAACATTACAAAACAAGACTTTCTTAAACGATTAGAAAAAGCCGTTATATACTCCCCTCTTCTACCTTCTGTTTTCATGGGACAGTTGAACAAAATGGAATATGCTGCCTTTCAAGAAAAAGAACGAAAGTTTGATGGTTTTTATATTCAGAAACGTTCTTTAAGAGACTATCAATTTCACCACGGAGCTAATATTTTTGGTTTTATAACACAGGCTAACGAATCTAAAATAGCCAAAAATCCTTATTATAAAAGTGGTGATTTATTAGGCAAACAAGGAGTAGAAGAAATGTATGAAGAAATTCTTCGAGGTCAAAAAGGGGTAAAACACATTCAACGCGATCGATTCAACCGTGAAATAGGACTTTATAAAGAAGGCAAATACGATACCATAGCAATTCAAGGTAAAGATATCACCTTAACTATTGATTCAAAGCTTCAAGAATATGGAGAACTTTTAATGAAAAACAAAAGAGGTGGAATCATTGCAATCGAACCTAAAACAGGTGAAATTTTATGTTTGGTTACAGCTCCTACCTATGACCCTGCTATTTTAGTCGGTCGTCAGCGTTCAAGGAATTACACAAAATTATACAATGATTCATTAGCAAAACCCCTATATGACAGAAGTTTATTAGCGGAATATCCTCCTGGATCCCCTTTTAAAATCTTAACTGCTTTAGTTGGGCTACAATCAGGCGCAATAAACACAGAAACAGCTGTTGGATGCCACCATGGATTCAGCTATGGTCGTAGATTTATGCGTTGTCATTGTGGAGGTGGCGTTAGAAAATTGCATATGGGAATTGCAAAATCATGTAATGCGTACTTTGGAACTGCTTATTTAAGAACCCTTGGAGCGTTTCCTAATGCTTCTAAAGGAGTGGATTATTGGAGTGATCATCTAAAAAGTTTTGGATTAGGACAATTCATGGGATATGATCTACCTACAGGAAGAAAAGGAAATATCCCCAACTCTAAAACATACGAACGCTACTACCCTAATGGAAGTTTAAAATCAACCATGATTGTTTCTAATTCCATTGGACAAGGTGAAATACTTATGACCCCTATTCAACTAGCTAATATGATGGCAACGATTGCTAATAGAGGTTATTACTACACACCTCATATTATTAAAAAAATTAAAGGACAACAAATTGATGCTAAATTTAGGACTAAACATACAACAACTATAAACAAAAAACATTTCCCTCCTGTAATTGAAGGATTAGCCGAAGTATTTAAAACTGGTACTGCTTATTTTCTAGGTATAGAAGGAATTGAAATCTGTGGAAAAACAGGTACTGCAGAAAATTTTACTCGAATAAATGGAAAGAAAGTTCAATTAGAAGATCACTCTATATTCGTTGCTTTTGCTCCTAAAAACAATCCTAAAATTGCCATTGCTGTTTTTGTTGAAAATGGAGGTTATGGAGCTACTATTGCTGGACCAATCACTTCTCTAATGATTGAAAAATATTTAAAAGGAAAAATCACCAACAAATTTAGAGAAGAAAACATTATTAATAGGAGCCTTCAACATCAATACAATAAATTCACTAGAAAATATATTGATTCTATGTACAGAATTAGGTTACGAAAAGATTCCTTAAATAGAATCAAAGCAAAACAGAAACTTGATTCATTAGAAAAAACTACTAACCCAGCTACAAAAACAAATTAA